Within Oncorhynchus keta strain PuntledgeMale-10-30-2019 chromosome 30, Oket_V2, whole genome shotgun sequence, the genomic segment agtaggtggcggtaatgcaaagTTTATCAGATGCCAACCGCTGTTAAACCTTATCAAATAAGAAGACTTGTCCATTGGGCTGCATTTTGAACTCATTAAAGACACACACTCCTCCACTTACACtcgccttatgcccttgggggaatccccgcGGCTATTTGTTTTGTTGgtccaatttttattttatttttatattttgttatatattttgttattttttaaccaggtaggctagttgagaacaagttctgattggcaactgcgacctggccaagataaagcaaagcagtttgacacatacaacaagacagagttacacatggaataaacaaacataaacTTGTCCATCAATAATAGAGTAGGacaatctatatacagcatgtgcaaatgaggtaggataagagaggtaaatgcaataaataggccatggtgacgaagtaattacaatatagcaattaaacactggaatggtaggatgtgcagaagatgaatgtgcaagtagagatactggggtgcaaaggagcaagataaataaataaatacagtatagggatgaggtagattggatgggctatttacagatgagctatgtacaggtgcagtgatttgtgagctgctctgacagctggtgcttaaagctagtgagggagataagagtctccagcttcagagatttttgcagttcgttccagtcattggcaacagagaactggaaggagaggcgggccaaaggaagaattggatTTGGGGGTGAGCAGTGagatataccttctggagcgcgtgctacaggtgggtgctgctatggtgaccagtgagctgagataaggcggggctttacctggcagagacttgtagatgacctggagccagtgggtttggtgacgagtatgaagcgagggccagccaacgagagcatacaggtctcgTTGGCtcgtgggtagtatatggggctttggtgacaaaacggatggcactggatcggtaggatggtcagttttacaagggtatgtttggcagcatgagtgaaggatgctttgttgcaaaataggatgctagatttaattttggattggagaagtttaatgtgagtctggaaggagagtttacagtctaacctaggtatttgtagttgtccacatattctaagtcaaaatcgtccagagtagtgatgctggacgggtgggcaggtgcgggcagcaaacagttgaagagcatgcatttagttttattcgcatttaaaagcagttggaggccacagaaggagtgttgtatggcttTGAAGCTCGTCCAAAGaaggccagaggtatacagaatgatgtcgtctgcgtagaggtggatcaaagaatcaccagcagcgagagcgacatcattgatgtatacagagaagagagtcggcccgagaattgaaccctgtggcacccccatagagactgctagaggtccagacaacaggccctccgatttgacatactgaactctaaatgtaaatgtaaatgtatcggagaagtagttggtgaaccaagcgaggcaatcatttgagaaaccaaggctgttgagtctgccaataagaatgttgtgattgacaagAGTCGAAAGcattagccaggtcgatgaatacggctgcatagCAATGTCtattatcgatggcggttatgatatcatttaggaccttgagcgtagcTGAGGTGTACCTATGAcaagctctgaaaccagattgcatagcggagaaggtacgctGAGATTCAAAAtagtcggtaatctgtttgttaacttggctttcaaagaccctagaaaggcaggatagaatagatataggtctgtagcagtttgggtctagcgtgtcaccccctttgaagaggtaataggggttgcaacaatttcggcagatcattttacaaagagagggtccagattgtctatccgCTAAGAAAAGTCAGCCAAAACATAAAACCAATGTTAatatggagaagtcaacatacaagtgtaagtaaaaatgaatgtaaaattgtgctactaatgcacatgaCGACTCAGACACTTATCATAAAagtaattatgtttttgtttggttagcttTTGTAAACATTAACTTGAGCACATATCTTTTCCTGATATCACACTTATACGTTGTCATTTTCCATTTACCTGATATAGTAGGTTGGCTAGCATTTCATGTCTGCGGATCAaatcttatcaaatcaaatgttatttgtcacatgcaccgaatacaacagtgaaatgcatacttacaagctcttaaccaacagtgGTTTCAGAAGTTAAGaaaaaataagtaaaaaatataaaagaaaagtaacaaataattaagcagcagcagtaaaataacaatagtgaggttatatatagggggtaccggtacagagtcaatgtgcaggggcaccggttagttgaggtaattgagggaatatgtacatgtacgtagagttaaagtgactatgcacagataataaacagagagtagcagcagcgtaaaagaggggtctgggtagcccttcgATGAGGtgatcaggagtcttatggcttgggggtagaagctgttaagaagccttttggagcctcccgggtggcgcagtggttaagggtgctgtactgcagcgcaagctgtgccatcagagtacCAAGCAAAAATGCAGTAACTGATCATAGTGTGGAAATGAGAAAAATGGCCTGTATTTAACTTGGTTTCACAGtatgcagttactgctaacatgacccCCAATTGCTCCAAAACACAATAACATAATAAGCATGTGTTTAATATAGCAAAAATTACATTAACTCATTTTTGGGAGCTATCTTTTAGCCAAGATATGAAACgcaatcataattgactgtagcacATATAAGGCACACACAACAGTTGGGATGAACTAGTGGCACATTTCCGGGCAAGAGAGATCCATTTGAAATTAATGAATTCTTCCCTCGACCGTTAccctgcaagtgtatactcgtcagacgtcaggatacgtcatcagaagtgtccacttaatttgagggctgaggggatagggtgtgtcgTTTAAGTGTTTAGAATGCAACCCTGCACTTTTTGGTACTCCAGTCTGTCCGTCAGGGGGTGCTGGCTCGCGCGTCACAATTTCACATACAGAACTAGCATACACACAGCACACAACAAAAGCTAGGCTATCGATATACTACCCTGTGTATCTTTCCCGTCGAGACAGCTTAGGAAATTGGCAATATAGCTAGCCAGCTGTTATTTATCGTTTAATAAAGATGTCGACCACGACCGGCGGTGGAGAGTTTGGCAACCCTCTGCGGAAATTCAAGCTCGTATTCTTAGGCGAACAAAGTGGTAAGTGGAGGTCTTTTCAGCAGAGCATGTGAGTATTTGTTTTGGTGAGAGTACCGCTATCTGACGTTAGCCTGGCTGTTAGCTAGCCAGGCCGAAACAGAAAGATTATGCTAAACGACGCCTTGTTATGTTAGTTAGCTATATGTTAGCCAATGGAACTTGCTTACTAGCTAACGTTATCTCATTGAATCAGCAAAAATTGGTTGCTTGAGATCATGTTGCCAAAGATATTGGTGGATAAAGCTATCTAGCTAATTTAggtactagctaacgttagcttggtaATATATTTGGTCGTATCCCGTAACTAACTAACGTTAAGATACTGAACTGTCGGTGTCATTCACGAGTTCAAGTTCCATTCTTTCCATTTGATGTGAATGTTTTTCAGTTTACTTGGTATCTAACTTCAGCTTGTGTGGGTGGAGTCAGTTTGCTAAGCCACGTCTGTCAGAGGGGAGCCAGTTGAGCTTGCTAACTCACTGAGCCTTTTATTCAACCTTGGCCATTTCCTGTGACAAACGTCAACATTTAGAGAAATAAACCAGACATATGCTATATTATTTCTTCAAACAAATATTAATTCAGATTTGCATAGCCCCAAAACGGTATATCGATTTTCCAgtcaattttagctagctaacgttagctagttatcGCCTTCATTCGTGGCTCCGCCCTTTGCCAGCTCAGCGTGGGTCAGTACTCCAACGCCCAGTTTTTCGATTTATCATGGAAATAAACTATACCTTCACATATATGATCACTGTCAGTATTGTGTTTTAAATAGCTAAATGTTTATTATAAATGTACGTTGTATTGCTTTTCCTCACGAATTACAGTTGCAGAGGATCATGCAGAATTTAGACAATGTCAATATAAACGAAATGTTCTGTCTTTACAGTGGGAAAGACATCGCTTATCACCAGGTTTATGTATGACAGCTTTGACAACACCTATCAGGTACATTATCTTATCTCAAGTACAGTACTGGTAATTAATTGCATGTAACTAAcacatcaatcaaatgtatttataaagcccttcttacatcagctgatatctcaaagtgctgtacagaaacccagcctaaaaccccaaacagcaagcaatgcaggtgtagaagcacagtggctaggaaaaactccctagcaaggccgaaacctagagaggaaccaggctctgaggggtggccaatcctcttctggctgtgccgggtagagatcataacagaacatggccaagatgttcaaatgttcatagatgacgagcagggtcagataataataatcacagtggttgtagagggtgcaacaggtcagcacctcaggagtagaTGTCAGTTGGtgtttcatagctgatcattcggAGTAtctctactgcacctgctgtctctagagtttaaaacagcagatctgggacaggtagcacgtccggtgaacaggtcagggttccatagctgcaggcaaaacagttgaaactggagcagcagcaccaccaggtggactggggatagaaaggagtcatcaggccaggtagtcctgaggcatggtcctagggctcaagtcCTCAGAGAAAAAGGGTAACATTAGTTGGCATCCACACCACTCTGAGCTTTGGGTTGTTTTGCTTGGTGGAAATGTCTGCCTttgagagccatgtttctgttttTTGTAACCTGATTATAGCTTGcatacaatatgatacaaaactGGGGGGGGAAACAAGGACACAAGGCCATATTTTTCTTTTGCTTATTCTTGAATGTAGTATAGTCATGCAGTTTGGTAGTGATATCTGAGGAGAATGTTTTTTGTCTTGCAGGCAACAATTGGCATAGACTTTTTATCGAAAACGATGTATCTGGAAGATCGTACGGTAAGTACCACTTGGCTTCTATATCATCTGCATCActttaaaccatttcacatgtcCCTTAAGTTTGTGCCCATATGAGATCATTGTATATCCCCCTCCAAGCCACTGTCAAAAAGGGGCTTAGGTAGTCTCCTTTTTATCTAATCCTGACTAGACTGCTTGTTTAAAGCATGGACGTAGATGCACTATTAGTTGCAGTTTCATTATCAGTTTATTTAGCCCATGTTTTCTTTCCTACCATAATTCTGTTTTTAGTTCCATCATCATACTTTTTTGTCTCtgtccacccctcccctccatccccatGGCTGGGTTTCGAACTGTGTCCGCTCCTCGGTTTGTTGTGTGGTTGGCCACAGATTCGGCTCCAGCTGTGGGATACAGCGGGGCAGGAGCGGTTCCGCAGTCTCATCCCCAGCTACATCAGAGACTCAGCCGCTGCTGTGGTGGTTTATGACATAGCAAGTAGGTATCACCTCCCTGCCCTTCCCTCAGTGGACGGAAGGGGAGAACAGGGCAAACAGCATTTCCCCGCAGCTTGGCAATGTCACTGGACTGTAATAATGAAAATAGCCTCCTAGTGCTTCAGGGCTTCCATTGTCTGAGAATTATGTGCTACCATAAAGTCAGTAGATATTATAAATGACATTGTTGGTGCAATGGTTCCAAATAGGCCAATAGAGTGGAATGGTATACCTCTTAGTACATCCAGTGGTGATTGTGCTTGAGGAAATGTTGTCCCTAAAGGGGCTTGTCTAAGGAATGGGGGGGAATGCTTTCCTTGTTCCAAATGCATTGATTTGGAACATTTGCCATCTGTACTAGGTAACTAAAAAGCGTCAACATTGGGAACAGGTCATCTGCTAGATACATCGGAAAGCTTTTTCCTATTCCAGGATGCATGAGCATTTCCGCctctgctgccatgttgttctCTTGCAACTATTTTATGTCGTTCCTCTTTTCCATTTTCCCTTTCCGTCTGTCCCGTTTCCTTCTCCTCCGTCCCACTCCCCAGGTCCGACTCCAGCTCTGGGACACTGCTGGACAGGAGCGTTTCCGTAGTCTCATTCCCAGCTACATCCGCGACTCCACCATCGCTGTGGTGGTTTATGACATCACCAGTGAGTTAGAGCTGTGCTCTCATCACTGtaatggaggggggggggtcaacTGAGATATTACATTGGGAAGGATGCTGTCATAAGAATGTAGCAAACCTCAACAGCTTCTAATGTATGAGTAGTGTTGCTTTCATTGGAGGCATTTAGTGTCGCCATGTAGGGACTTTAATGATGCAACTTCATGGAGGTTAGGGAGTTTTCCCTTGTATTAACAGTGGCGTGGGGACTACTATTCCTTTATGTGCTTAAACTTAACTTACTGTTTACTTTTGCTTACTAACACCTGGCTACTGTGTGTTCACTCCTCCGCTGAAATCAACTGTACTTTCAATGAGGAGCAATGACTGTTCTGATTTGCAAATGTATCTAACGTGTTCATATCCCCTTCACCCGCAGTTCAAACCTCATAAGATATTTAAAGTGATCACGCTCACTCTGTATGCATTCTGAATTGCTACTGTTTTTCCACTCAGACCTCAATTCATTCCAGCAAACCTCTAAGTGGATTGATGatgtcagaacagagagaggaagtgatgtcATTATCATGCTTGTGGGAAACAAAACAGACCTGGCTGATAAAAggtacatggtgtgtgtgtgtggagagtagTTGATGAGGTGGTAAACGGCAATGTGGTCCCTGAACTGGATATTGACCTATTTGACAACTGTTGTATGTGTGAACACTTTGTCtcaaagcctggttcctcctcCCTCGATTGTATTTGGCATCCCATCTTATTTAAATTTTAATGAGTATATTGGGCACAACATTCATTTTCAAGTGTTTTCTGTTTTTGATCTATTGAACTTTACTCCATGTTCACCCTGCTTACTATTTGGTTAAACGTTTCTTTTTTGGGGGTCAAATTTTGGTTTTATCAACATTTTTTTTGTTCCCTCTCCCCGGTGTCTCCCCATGTCACTTTGATTTGGTGTCCACTCCCAACCCCCTGACACCACCTTCCCCTCCTGTCACTCCCCCTGGGACCATGGCAGACAAGTGTCTGTAGAGACTGCAGAAAGGAAAGCTCGTGAACTCAATGTGATGTACATAGAGACCAGTGCCAAGGCTGGCTATAACGTCAAACAGGTGGGTGTCCAGTTACCACCAGCAGGTGTTCAAACAGCCTCCAGAACTGCTCATTATGCTCCACCTTAGGGAGAGTAATTTGTCATGTACTCCGTGGATTAGATGTTTAATGTGGACCAAGTGACTGTGCTGTGAGTGACTTTGGATTCCCTCTATAGCGTGTCAAGCTGTTTCATCTTTTCTCAGCAAAGCTGCTCCCTCCTATCCGTTTGTCTCTCAGAGGCATGACCAAACTAACCCTCTTTCTTTCTAACCAAAAACTCTGAGCTCTTcgttttctctccatctccccctttccctctcggCCTGTCCTCTTTCATGTctgtctatccctccatctctccacctctcggCTGTGGCCTGAGCAGACAGATCACCACGGAAGAGGGCGAGCAGAGAGCTAAGGAACTGAATGTCATGTTCATTGAAACCAGCGCAAAGACTGGCTACAATGTCAAACAGGTAGAGCTTCTGTTCACTCAGGATAGTCCAGCCCGATCTTCCCTCCTAGACTATTTTCACAACTAGTTTTCCCTTCTCTTTTCACTTGACTCCGCATTGCCTGTCCCCCTTGTCCTCTCTGCATTGTGATTCACTTCAGTGCTCAGGTGTTGTGTTGACGTTCACGTCCATTGCTTTAGAACGCTTCGGCATCAATTGTACTGCGCTGTCTGGctccatgttttttttcttttcttattTTGCCTCGTTCCACAAAATGTCTGCTTGTGTTTCTCACTGTTTGGCATGGAGCCATCAACAGGCTTATTGAATGGGGATAGAATCTAAATAATCACATGACCAATTTGACGCAAGTTAATGACTCTTAATGTGTATTAAATATCAGGATCAATTTTGTCATGTAGCCCCATGTACAAATATACTgtcgatttttatttatttttttaaattatttttttgtgTGAAATTCTCTTAAATATTGACTTACCATCTAGGCTTTAACTGTTGTGTGGCCAACATTACATTATTGATGCCCTGTGTGGTACGGCTGTTTTGCTCCACTGTTTCCTTTCTTGTGATTCCTCAGCTGTTTCGCCGTGTTGCCGCAGCCCTACCTGGGATGGATAGCACACCAGAGAAGAGCAAAGAGGACAGTATCTTTTCACAAAGGGGTTATCCCTGAGGCAGAATGGTTTGTAGTGTTTGAGCTCAACATGTAATCAACACTCCAGAAATGTGTCAGTGTCTGTTGTAATGTTATCTGTTGCTTATGGATTTAATTTAGTTGAACTTGCATAATACCCCCCCCTAAATGTTTGATGCATGAAATGTCTAATGGAGAATATTCCTTAAGCACCTCCTCTCTCAGTGATCGATATCAAACTGGAGAAGCCGCCGGAGATGGCTGTGACAGAGAGCAGCTGCTCCTGCTAGTAAACACCTAAACCCCCACCTGACCTGCCTCCTCCCCACCAACAGCTTGTGTCTCAGTGGCCACTCTCCCCACCCATGGCTCACTGCCATCGGCTGCAGAACCTCTTTCGACTCAGTGATTTTTCAGAGTAACTGTGTGGATGTGCTATTACTCTGTATTTAAACAGATCATCTAAAGATAATATTAAAGGTAAAAAGTAAAACTGTCAACACAGAATAGGTTAAATGCTGAATATGATCAGATTGTCATCCAACTGCATGGCATTATCTAGGATTGCAGACCGACAACTAAATGCTCCTTGGTTATTGCACTTTTTGGATCATTAGTGCCATCACACTTGTCATTGTTGTAAAGTGATATTGTTTGAGATTATTTAAGTGACTATGAAAGGTCTCAGTCCCTTTTTAGTTATTTGGTTTTATTTCCAATGAGAGTCTGTAGTGGGTCAGCTACAGTATTCTATATACGTGATCAACAAAGTGTCTGTTACTGCTTCCCATAATTCTTTAAATACTTCGTTGCAAAAAGATTCCCCTCAACTTGATGAACATTATTTAGAATAATTGTTGGCTCAAATCTATTAATATAAGCCTAATGAATAAGGGATATTTTTAAGAGCAAGAACAGCCAAATAACTTCATTTAGGATTACTGTAGTTAGTCGACTGAAGATTTCAATGGCGGCTGGTTTGTTAATTTGGCAGGTTGTCCAAGGGGATGCTTCAGAAAGTATGTGTAGCCAATCCGATAGGAAACAAGAATATACATTTTTAGAAAAGGGACATAATCCCAAATTCATTGTACTGGAAAATACTAACTTAAATCTACTGATGTACACTTCAAAACTATGGCTGCTCTGTCAGAGGAACTTTCCTCTGTCATCTACATGCATACAAACATCTTGTGTCTGAGGAGAAAAGGTGTTTAAAGTCCATGTGTGGGGCTATGGAGTGAGCAGGTGTCAACCCTTTACACACTAAATGGAAACATGTCACTTGGCCCATACAATGTCTCCTACTCACCCTCCAATTGATATATGTATTGTCTTGTTTTCATCACACTTGCAGGAACAGCGTGCTCATCATGCAGGATTTATAGACCGTTAAGAACACAGATACCTTGCTTGTTTGTTCACCAACGGTGTGCACTGAATCGAGTCCCAATATTGTAAAGATCGAGAGGGCTGCTGACGGGCCTCTGGCTTCAGTAGTTGTTTTGTAGAGCAGTTTAGATAGGAAGCGTTAGCTGTATCTGAGGATCAACTAACACCCTTGCTGTAAGAAAAAAAACAAGTGCAGTGAAGATAATTTTTATCGCTATTGCCTGTGTATGACTGTTGTTTTCTATTTATTTAACACAAGCAACTGTAAAATTGCATTGTATGCTTGACAAAAATGAGAGTTGCTGGCACGCACGTGGAAGTTGGTGTTTTATTTATTTCCGTGTCTCTGCTTGGATGCTGAATTTCAAAGTAAAAGCCAGGCCTGGCTGTTTAGTCTCAAGTCACCACGGTCACACTGATGTTGACTCCCTGCAGTGTGTATAGTCAGTGGATTGGTTTAGGTACAGAAAAGGCTTCACTTCACCTCTGTCCTTTACCACGTACACACGGTGGCATACACAAACCAAATAACCACAGTCAAAAATGGCCCAACCACACACCAATAGCTGTAGATTGTTTGAAAATGTCAACGTTTAAACAAATGTAGATAAGTATTTAATTACATCGACCAACCTTTAGCTTAATAGCTAAATCTATTACCTGTCGCTGACTGAATAGTCAGCTCTGTGCttttctgaagtgtctgtccagTTGAAATATGTCTACTAGTGTTTAGCAATGTTTCTGTGAATAATAATGTACTGTTAGTATTACTCTGCTGTAAACAAAAAGGATAGTTAAAGAACACAAGTGTATCACATGAAGTAAAAGTATTTCACCAAAATTGTTCCAAGCTTCTCGCAAATGATTTTTATGAATGTTATTAATAGGATAAGCCTACCTTTACATACACATTACTTTAGAAATGTTCTTTTAACTTTGTTCCTACAAAATGAAGAATGTCAGATTTGTTATTTATCAGTGTGGTCTTTAAAATATCTTATTTTACCTCTCTTTTTTATCTGTGTAATATAGTATTACAGGTCAAAGGTTATTGGCCCTAATGAATGGAATGTTGCCTTTTGTCACTACAGTGTATGGGCCTTGTCATACTAGATGTATGGGCCTTGTCATACTAGATGTATGGGCCTTCTCATGTATTCCACAATGCATTAGTGATAAT encodes:
- the LOC118363433 gene encoding ras-related protein Rab-6A-like isoform X1; the protein is MSTTTGGGEFGNPLRKFKLVFLGEQSVGKTSLITRFMYDSFDNTYQATIGIDFLSKTMYLEDRTIRLQLWDTAGQERFRSLIPSYIRDSAAAVVVYDIANLNSFQQTSKWIDDVRTERGSDVIIMLVGNKTDLADKRQVSVETAERKARELNVMYIETSAKAGYNVKQLFRRVAAALPGMDSTPEKSKEDMIDIKLEKPPEMAVTESSCSC
- the LOC118363433 gene encoding ras-related protein Rab-6A-like isoform X2 is translated as MSTTTGGGEFGNPLRKFKLVFLGEQSVGKTSLITRFMYDSFDNTYQATIGIDFLSKTMYLEDRTVRLQLWDTAGQERFRSLIPSYIRDSTIAVVVYDITNLNSFQQTSKWIDDVRTERGSDVIIMLVGNKTDLADKRQVSVETAERKARELNVMYIETSAKAGYNVKQLFRRVAAALPGMDSTPEKSKEDMIDIKLEKPPEMAVTESSCSC
- the LOC118363433 gene encoding ras-related protein Rab-6B-like isoform X4, whose amino-acid sequence is MSTTTGGGEFGNPLRKFKLVFLGEQSVGKTSLITRFMYDSFDNTYQATIGIDFLSKTMYLEDRTVRLQLWDTAGQERFRSLIPSYIRDSTIAVVVYDITNLNSFQQTSKWIDDVRTERGSDVIIMLVGNKTDLADKRQITTEEGEQRAKELNVMFIETSAKTGYNVKQLFRRVAAALPGMDSTPEKSKEDMIDIKLEKPPEMAVTESSCSC
- the LOC118363433 gene encoding ras-related protein Rab-6A-like isoform X3; protein product: MSTTTGGGEFGNPLRKFKLVFLGEQSVGKTSLITRFMYDSFDNTYQATIGIDFLSKTMYLEDRTIRLQLWDTAGQERFRSLIPSYIRDSAAAVVVYDIANLNSFQQTSKWIDDVRTERGSDVIIMLVGNKTDLADKRQITTEEGEQRAKELNVMFIETSAKTGYNVKQLFRRVAAALPGMDSTPEKSKEDMIDIKLEKPPEMAVTESSCSC